CAGATCGGTCCGTCGTCGGGCGCGTACTCGGGTCGCTCTTCGTTCTCGTTCTCGTCCATATCGACGCGCTCGACGGGCCCGTTGCACGCGCCACACCGCGACGGTTGCGCTTCGATCTCCAGCGCAACGCCCGCCTCGCGCAGCTCGCGGAGCTGGTCGGTCGTCTCGCGCTCGGTCAGGAGAACCGCGCCCGGGGTCGACGCCGCGAGGCTCCGGTCGCGGGTGATCAGCCTGCGGCCCTCGGCGGCCGCAAGCGACCGGACCGCGGCGTCGTCCTCTATTCCCCGACCCAGTGTGTAGGCGGCGTTGTAGCCGCACATCCGGAGGTAACTCGCGAGGTTCCCGAGCATGGCGTCCAACAGGAGGGCGTCGCGGTCGGGTGCGATCGCACTCGGGTCAGTCGCGTCGCCGTGGGTGTCCTCGCCCCCGTGCCCGCCCATCCCGCCGTCCTCGTTCATCCGTCGAGGAACGCGCGCAGCCCGTCGGCGTCGCGCGCGTTCAAGACGTCCGTCGCCTCCGCCCAACCGCGGCGGGCGGTGTGGACGCCGTAGCGGACGTTGTCGAACTCCGCCGGGGAGTGGGCGTCCGTGTCGATCGCGACCGTCGCGCCGGCCTCGACGGCCGCCCGAACCGCGTCGCCGTGGAGATCGAGGCGCGCGGGGTTCGCATTCACCTCCAGCGCGGTGCCCGCGGCCGCGGCCGCCTCCGCGAGCCGCTCGAAGTCGACCTCCAGCCCGGGGCGCTGGTTGATCAGCCGGCCGGTGGGATGCCCGAGGACGTCGACGTGGGGATGTTCGACCGCCCGGATCAGGCGGTCGGTCGCGTCCCCCTGATCGAGCGCGGCGTGGGGGGAGGCGACGACGATGTCGAGGTCCGCGAGCAGGTCGTCGCTCGTGGTCACGTCGCCGTCGGCGTCGATGTTCGCCTCGACGCCGTGGAACACCTCGATGTCGACGTCCTCGCGGACCGCCGCGACCGCCTCGGCCTGTTCGCGCACCTCCTCGTCCGTCAGCCCGGTGTCGCCGAAGACGCCAGGCCCCTCGGCGTGGTCGGTGACGCAGTGGTAGTCGTAGCCGCGGTCGGCGGCCGCCCGCACCATCTCGGCGACCGTGTTCGCGCCGTCGGACCACTCGGTGTGGGTGTGGAGGTCGCCGCGGATCTCCCCCTCCGTGAGGAGGTCCGGGAGGTCGCCCTCCACGGCCGCCTCGATCTCGCCGGTGTCCTCGCGCATCTCGGGTGGTATCACCGGCAGGTCGAGCGCGCCGTACATCTCCGACTCCTCCGCGCCGCCGAGGCGCTCGCCGACGCGCTGCCCCGCGTCCGGGTCGTCCACGTCGCTCACATCGTCGGACGCGTCCGCGTCCGACTGGCCGTCCGAGCGTAGCTCGGAGACATCGAAGACGCCGTACTCGTTGAGCTTCAGTCCGCGATCGATCGCGAGGTTCCGGAGGGTGACGTTGTGGGCCTTCGACCCGGTGAAGTACTGGAGCGCCGACCCGAACTCCTCGGGGACGACGACGCGGAGGTCGACACGGATCCCGTCGACGCGGACGCTCGCCTTCTGCTCGCCCGCCTCGATGACCTCGTCGGCGTCGGGCCAGTCGATGAACAGGTCGACGACCGCCTCGCCGTCCTCGCTGCCGACGAGCACGTCCACGTCCCCGATAGTGTCCTTCCACCGGCGGATGGAGCCGGCCACGTCGATCCGCTCGACGACTGCCTCGTGGTCGAGGTAGCCGATCACGTCCTCCGCGAGCGGGCGCGCGTCGCCGAGGCGCTGGCGCTGGCCCGCCTCCCTCGCGAACGCGACGTTGTCGAGGATGTTCTGCTCGGTCTTGGCGCCGAAGCCCTTGATCTCCTGGATCTTCCCCGCCTCGGCGGCCGCCTCCAGCTCGTCGAGCGTCGTGATCTCGAGCTCCTCGTACAGCGTGCCGACGGTCTTCGGGCCGACGCCCTCCACCCGCGTCAGGGCGGCCATGTCGACGGGGAGGTCCTCGCGCAGTTCCTCCAGCTCCGCGATCTCGCCGGTCTCCAGGTACTCAACGATCTTCGCGGCGATCGCGTCGCCGACGCGGTCGATCTCGGCGACGGCGTCCTCGCCGCCCTCGCTCGCGAGGTCCTCGATCGCGCGCGGGTGGTCGCGGACGTTGTCGGCGGCACGGCGGTAGGCGTTCGGCTTGTACTCGACGCCCTGCGCCTCCAGCAGGTCCGCGAACTCCTCCAGCAGGCCGGCGACCTCGGCGTTGCGCATGCTACGTGTCCATCCGAGTGGATGTGACTTAGAACGACGGGCCGCGATCCGTGGTCGTTGGTTCCTCCGTCGCCGTGGCGACGGCGACGACGACCGCGAAAGCCCCCGGACGGCTCGTGGCCTGCGACTCGCTGTCGTTCGAAAGACGCGAAGCGTCTTTCGTGATGACGAGACGGCGAAGCCGTCTCGAACCACGCTCCTCGCTCCGTTCGCTTCGCTCACTCCACTACGGTGCTTGCTTCGTCTCGGCTCACGAGCCGTCCGGCCCCTTTCAGTCCCACCCGTTGTTCGGACGGGCGGTGCCGTTCTCGGGGACTACCGCGTGGGCCGCCGCGGGTAGTCGGGGATCGTCGCCTGCGCCTCCACCGGACCTGCACGCGCCGCGGTCGGTCAGTACCCGCCGCGCTTGCTCCCGCTGGCGTCCTCGCGCCCCAGCGCCTTCTTGAGGAAGCTCATCCAGCGCTTCTTGTCCATCGCCTCCTGGCGTCGCGCCTCGCTTTCCACGTCCGCGGGCCGGAGGTTGTCGAGGGCCTCGAGCGCGCGGTCGATGCCGATGATCGACGCCGCCAGCTCCTCGCCCGTCTCGAAGTCGACGCGGTTCTCCTCGATCTCCTCCAGCCGTTCCAGTCGCTCGCGCCGGAGGTTGCGCTTCGCCCGCTCGACGCGCTCGCGCTCGCCCTCGGGGATCGTCTCGCGGCGTTTGATCTCGAAGACGAACGTCCGGAGGTCGATCTCCTCGCCTTGCACCTCGATGCGGTCGGGGATGTCCGCGCCGATGGTCGCGCTCTCCTTGTTCACGCGTTCGAGGAGCTGTTTGCGCTGGTACTCCTGCACGGTCTGTCGTCGACGATCGGGGCGCCAGCGTGTTTCGTGTTTCGCTCGGGCGACCCGGATCGGGGCCGATCGCGAAGATCCCCGCCACCCGAATCGTTAATGGTCCTTCCGGCAGTTGTTGCGTCCATGTACGACGACGACGACCTCGCGGAGATACGCGAGAACCGCGAGGAGTGGGAGGAGGAGACCCGTGACCCCGTTCTGGACGCTCACGGCGAGCGCAAGGACCGGTTCGCGACCGTCTCGAACCTGGAGATCCAGGACCTCTACGGCCCCAACGACGTTGCCGACATCGACTACGAGGAGGACATCGGCTTCCCCGGCGAGGAGCCGTACACTCGCGGGCCGTACCCGACGATGTACCGCGGCCGCACGTGGACGATGCGACAGTTCGCCGGCTTCGGCACCGCCGAGGAGACGAACGAGCGCTTCCACTACCTCATCGAGAACGGCCAGACCGGCCTCTCGACGGCCTTCGACATGCCCAGCCTGATGGGCAAGGACTCCGACGACCCGCTCTCGGACGGCGAGGTCGGCAAGGAGGGCGTCGCCGTCGACACCCTGCGCGACATGGAGATCCTCTTCGACGGCATCGACATCGGCGAGGTCTCCACGAGCTTCACGATCAACCCCAGCGCGCCCGTGATCTTCGCGATGTACGTCGCGCTCGCCGACCGGAAGGGGATCCCGCGCGAGGAGCTTCGGGGCACCTTCCAGAACGACATGCTCAAGGAGTTCATCGCCCAGAAGGAGTGGGTGATCCCCCCCGAGCCGTCCCTCGATCTCGTCACCGACACCGTCGAGTTCGCGATCGACGAGACGCCCGGGATCTACCCCATCTCGGTGTCGGGGTACCACATCCGCGAGGCGGGGTCGACGGCGGTCCAGGAGCTCGCGTTCACGCTCGCCGACGGGTTCGCGTACGTCGAGGACGCCGCCGAGCGCGGGCTGGATGTCGACGACGTGGCCCCGCAGCTGTCCTTCTTCTTCAACTCCCACAACTCCATCTTCGAGGAGGTGGCGAAATTCAGGGCGGGACGACGCATCTACGCGCGGATCATGGACGAGTGGTACGACGCCGAGGACGAGGCGTCCAAGCGCCTGAAGTTCCACACGCAGACGGCGGGGCAGTCGCTCACCGCCCAGCAGCCGCTCAACAACATCGTCCGCGTGACGATCCAGGCGCTGGCGGGCGTGCTCGGCGGCACGCAGAGCCTTCACACGAACTCCTTCGACGAGGCGCTGGCGCTGCCCTCCGAGCAGGCGGTCCGCGTCGCCCTCCGGACCCAGCAGATCATCGCCGAGGAGTCCGGCGCGGCCGACTCGGCTGACCCGCTCGCGGGCTCGTTCATGGTCGAGAGCCTCACCGACGAGGTCGAGGAGAAGACGATGGCGTACCTGGAGGAGCTCAAGGAGATGGGCGACGGCTCCGTGCGCGACGGCGTCCTCTCGGGGATCGAGCAGGGCTACTTCCACCGCGAGATCCAGGAGGCGAGCTACGAGTACCAGGAGCGCGTCGACGACGGCGAGGAGGTCGTCGTCGGGGTCAACAAGTACACCGTCGAGGACGACCCCGACCCCGACCTGCTCCACGTCGACGAGGAGGTCCAGGACCGACAGTTGGAGCGGCTCGCCGATGTGAAGGCCGAACGCGACGACGACGCCGTCGAGGAGGCGCTCTCGGCGCTCGATGCGGCCATCGGGAACGACGAGAACGTGATGCCGCACGTCGTCGACGCGGTGAAGACGTACGCGACGATGGGCGAGATCATGGACGTGTTCGAGAAGCACCACGGCGCCTACCGCGAGACGATCGGGCTCGCGTCGTAGCCCGGCCCGGCCGATCGCGGCGACCCCGGGCGCGGCGGCACCCGAACGTCGCCAGTTCTCCCGCGGCGAAACCGTGCGACGACACGTGGATGTTGACGGAGTGAGGCAGTTTTATCACGGTCGATTCCGACGTATCGCGTGACTATGTCAGACGATGACGTGGAACTGGAGGCCCGGCTCGAGGAGCAGGAGGTGTTCGAGCCGTCCGCGGAGTTCGTCGAGCAGGCGAACGTGTCGGACGCCGCCATCTACGACGAGTTCGAGGAGAACTGGCCGGAGTGTTGGGAGCAGGCCGCGGACCTCCTCGACTGGGAGGAGTCGTACGACCAGGTGCTCGACGACTCGAACCCGCCGTTCTACGAGTGGTTCACCGACGGCAGCCTGAACGCCTCGGCGAACTGTATCGATCGCCATCTCGACGAACGCGGCGACGAGGCCGCCATCGAGTGGGTCGGCGAGCCCGTCGACGAGGACAACGTCACGCTCACGTACAACGACCTCCACGAGAAGGTGAACGAGGCGGCCGCGGCGCTGCGGGACCTGGGGGTCGGCGAGGACGACGTCGTCACGATGTACATGCCGATGATCCCGGAGCTGCCGATCGCGATGCTGGCGTGCGCCCGCATCGGCGCGCCCCACTCGGTCGTGTTCGCGGGCTTCTCGGCGGACGCGCTGGCGACCCGGATGAACGCCGCAGACTCCGAGTACCTCGTCACCTGCGACGGCTACTACCGCCGCGGCGACCCGCTCGACCACCTCGACAAGGCCAACGAGGGCCTGTCGGGCGTCGAGCACGACACCGACACGGTCGTCGTCGACCGGCTCGGTCCCAACGGCGACGACTTCGGCCACGACCTCGCCGCGAACCAGCACGACTGGGGCGAGCTGATGGCCGCCAACGAGGGCGCCGAGGTGGAGCCGGTCGACCGCGACGCCGAGGACATGCTGTTCCTCATGTACACCTCCGGCACCACCGGCCAGCCGAAGGGGGTGAAACACACCACCGGCGGCTACCTCGCGTGGACCGCGTGGACCTCCCAGGCGGTGCTCGACATCAAGCCCGAGGACACGTACTTCTGCTCGGCCGATATCGGCTGGATCACTGGCCACTCGTACATCGTGTACGGGCCGCTCGCGCTCGGGACGACGACGATGATGTACGAGGGGACGCCCGACCATCCCGACCGCGACCGCCTGTGGGAGATCATCGAGGACTACGGGGCGAACCAGCTGTACACCGCGCCCACCGCCATCCGCGCGTTCATGAAGTGGGGTCCCGAGTACCCCGAGCGCCACGACCTCTCCAGCCTCCGCCTGCTGGGGACGGTCGGCGAGCCGATCAACCCGCGCGCGTGGAAGTGGTACTACAAGCACATCGGCGACGAGGAGTGCCCCGTCGTCGACACCTGGTGGCAGACCGAGACCGGCGGCATGATGGTGACGACGCTGCCGGGCGTGAAGGACATGAAGCCCGGCTCCGCGGGGCCGCCGCTGCCGGGGCTCGACGTGCAGATCGTCGACACCAACGGCGAGGAGGTCGAGCCCGGCCGCGCGGGCTATCTCACGGTGAACAAGCCGTGGCCCGGGATGCTCCGCACGCTGTACCGTAACGACGAGCGCTTCATCGAGGAGTACTGGGCCGAGTACTCCGACACCGACTCCTCCGACTCCGAGGACTGGGTGTACTTCCCCGAGGACGGCGCCAAGATCGACGACGACGGCTACATCACCGTGCTCGGCCGCGTCGACGACGTTATCAACGTCTCCGGCCACCGGCTCGGGACGATGGAGATCGAGTCGGCCATCGTCGGCGTCGAGGGCGTCGCCGAGGCGGCCGTCGTCGGCGGCGACCACGAGGTGAAAGGCGAGGCCGTCTACGCGTACGTCATCACCGAGGAGGGGCAGGCCGAAACCGAGGAGTTCCGCGCGGAGATCGTCGAGGCCGTCGAGGACGCGATCGGGCCGATCGCCCGCCCCGAACAGGTGATCTTCACGCCCGAGCTCCCGAAGACCCGCTCCGGCAAGATCATGCGCCGGCTTCTCGAGGACATCGCCAACGAGGACGAGCTCGGCGACACCTCCACGCTGCGCAACCCCGACATCGTCGAGGACATCCGCCAGGTCGTTCAGGGAGACTGAACGCGTCGGACTCACGGCCGTACCGTCGTTCCGCCACACCGGCGACCCGATCCACGATTTTTCCGCTCCTCGCCCGCCAGCCACGCCGCCACGCGCCGCCCGGCCCGGCGGTACCGGTCCTCGTCGCCGTCGAACGCTGCGAACCGACGATGGACCGTCCGGAGACGTGAACTCCCCCCGTGTCGCCCGTTACCGCCCCCGCAACGATTATCACGAACGTGCCTGAAGTTTCGCTGGCTATGGAAAAACCGCTGTTAGTGACCGACTTCCTGGACCGCGCTCGCCGCAACTACGGGAGCCACGAGGCGGTCCTCGGGGTGGACGGCGACCGGTTCACGTACGACGAGTTGGGCGAGCGCGCCGACGGGTTCGCGGCCGCGCTCCAGGCGCGCGGCATCGAGAAGGGCGACCGCGTGGCGGTCCTGGACCCGAACACGCACTACCACCTGGCGGCCGCCTACGGGAGCTTCCAGGCCGGCGCGGTCCACACGCCGCTGAACTACCGGCTCGTCGAGTCGGACTTCGAGTACATCCTGAACGACGCCGGCGTCGACGCGATCTACGCCGACCACGCGTACGCGGACAAGGTCGAGGCGATCCGCGACGACGTCCCGACGGAGACGTTCGTCACGAACGACGCCGACGCCGTCGAGGGCGACTGGGAGGAGTTCGACGAGGTGATCGCCGAGTCGACCGACTACGACCGGCCGGAGATGTCCGAGGACGAGGTGATCACGATCAACTACACCTCCGGGACGACCGGCGACCCGAAGGGCGTCTGCCGGACCCACCGGACGGAGACGGTCCACGCCTACCAGATCGCGATCCACCAGGAGCTCCGCGACGACGACACGTACCTGTGGACGCTGCCGATGTTCCACGTGAACGGCTGGGGGCACATCTACGCGGTCACCGGGATGGGCGCCCGGCACGTCTGCACCCGCGGCGTCGACGAGGAGTACGTCTTCGACAAGCTGCGCACCGAGGACGTGTCGTACTTCTGTGCGGCGCCGACGGTGCTGAAGATGCTCGGCGACCACATCGACGAGCACGGCGGCGAGCCCGACGCCGGACAGGACGTGCGCGTCGCCACCGCGGGCGCGGCGCCGCCGGAGGCGGTCATCCGGACCGTCGAGAACGAGTTCGGCTGGTACCTCAAGCACGTGTACGGCGCCACCGAGACGGGGCCGCTCATCACCTCCAGCGACGCGCGGCGCTACTTCGACGACGACTCCGACGACCGCTTCGCGGTGAAGAAGACGCAGGGGTTCGGCTACCTCGGCACCGAGATCCGCGTCGTCGACGAGGACGGTAACGACGTGCCGCAGGACGGCGAGACCATCGGCGAGGTCGTCGTTCGCGGCAACTCGGTGATGGACCGCTACTGGAACAAGCCCGAGGCGACCGAGGAGGCGTTCTCCGAGCGCCTCGAGGGGTACTACCACATGGGCGACCTCGCGGTCGTCGACGACAACGGGATGATCTCGATCCAGGACCGCAAGAAGGACATCATCATCTCCGGCGGGGAGAACATCTCCTCGATCGAGGTCGAGGACACCCTCTTCAGCCACGAACAGGTCGACGACGTGGCGGTCATCCCCTCGCCGCACGACGACTGGGGCGAGACGCCGAAGGCGTTCATCGTTCCCGCCGGCGGCGACCCGTCCGACCCCGGCACGACCGCCGACGACCTGATCCAGTACGCCCGCGACAACATGGCCCACTACAAGGCGCCGACGCGGATCGAGTTCGTGAAGCAGCTCCCGAAGACCTCCACCGGGAAGATCCAGAAGTACGAACTCCGCCAGGAGGAGTGGGAGGAGGAAGAGCGGATGGTCGGGGAGGGATAGTCCGTCACGGCCGGCTCCGACCGCACCGACTCCTGACGACGACCCGCTGTCCCCCGTTTTTTGACGCCGACACTCAGTACCCGAGCGCCGACAGCGTGGCCCGAACCTCGTCGAGGTACTCCTCGCCGAAGTACCGGAGGTGCGTGAGCAGCGGATACAGTCGGTAGGCCGGTTCGCGCTCCCGGTACCCGTCGGTGACCCCGGCGACCTCGCGGTAGCGGTCGCGGAACGCGTCGCCGCCGGTGCCCGTCCACTCGACGTACGCCAGTTCGACCTCTCGGTCGGCGTAGTAGCACGCGGGGTCCACCAGCGCGGCCACCCGATCGCCCACGACGAGGACGTTTCCGGCCCACACGTCGCCGTGGATCAGCGACGGCGCCGGCTCGTGATCCAGCAGCCCGGGGAGGTCGCCGACGAGCGCCGCCACGCGCTCGCGGTCCGCCGCCGGCAACACGCCCTCCTCGTCGGCTCGCGCAGCCGCGTGTGCGAGCCGATGCTCGCCGAAGAACGCGGGCCACGAGTCGACCCACGGGTTCGGCTGGTCGTACGGGCCGGTGAGGGTGTCGAACGGGAAGCCGAACGCGTCCGTCTCGGGCGTCGTCGCGTGGAGCGCGGCGAGGCGCTCGGCGAGGTCCCGCTCGACGGCAGGCGTCACCTCGGCGCCGCCGTCGTTCGAGACGTGCTCCAACACGAGCACGCCGTCGCCGACGTGGTGGACCGCTGGCACGCGGAGCCCG
This genomic stretch from Halobaculum roseum harbors:
- a CDS encoding Mut7-C RNAse domain-containing protein, with protein sequence MNEDGGMGGHGGEDTHGDATDPSAIAPDRDALLLDAMLGNLASYLRMCGYNAAYTLGRGIEDDAAVRSLAAAEGRRLITRDRSLAASTPGAVLLTERETTDQLRELREAGVALEIEAQPSRCGACNGPVERVDMDENENEERPEYAPDDGPIWRCLDCGQYFWTGSHWDDVAETLASL
- a CDS encoding helix-hairpin-helix domain-containing protein produces the protein MRNAEVAGLLEEFADLLEAQGVEYKPNAYRRAADNVRDHPRAIEDLASEGGEDAVAEIDRVGDAIAAKIVEYLETGEIAELEELREDLPVDMAALTRVEGVGPKTVGTLYEELEITTLDELEAAAEAGKIQEIKGFGAKTEQNILDNVAFAREAGQRQRLGDARPLAEDVIGYLDHEAVVERIDVAGSIRRWKDTIGDVDVLVGSEDGEAVVDLFIDWPDADEVIEAGEQKASVRVDGIRVDLRVVVPEEFGSALQYFTGSKAHNVTLRNLAIDRGLKLNEYGVFDVSELRSDGQSDADASDDVSDVDDPDAGQRVGERLGGAEESEMYGALDLPVIPPEMREDTGEIEAAVEGDLPDLLTEGEIRGDLHTHTEWSDGANTVAEMVRAAADRGYDYHCVTDHAEGPGVFGDTGLTDEEVREQAEAVAAVREDVDIEVFHGVEANIDADGDVTTSDDLLADLDIVVASPHAALDQGDATDRLIRAVEHPHVDVLGHPTGRLINQRPGLEVDFERLAEAAAAAGTALEVNANPARLDLHGDAVRAAVEAGATVAIDTDAHSPAEFDNVRYGVHTARRGWAEATDVLNARDADGLRAFLDG
- a CDS encoding DUF5788 family protein, which translates into the protein MQEYQRKQLLERVNKESATIGADIPDRIEVQGEEIDLRTFVFEIKRRETIPEGERERVERAKRNLRRERLERLEEIEENRVDFETGEELAASIIGIDRALEALDNLRPADVESEARRQEAMDKKRWMSFLKKALGREDASGSKRGGY
- a CDS encoding acyl-CoA mutase large subunit family protein codes for the protein MYDDDDLAEIRENREEWEEETRDPVLDAHGERKDRFATVSNLEIQDLYGPNDVADIDYEEDIGFPGEEPYTRGPYPTMYRGRTWTMRQFAGFGTAEETNERFHYLIENGQTGLSTAFDMPSLMGKDSDDPLSDGEVGKEGVAVDTLRDMEILFDGIDIGEVSTSFTINPSAPVIFAMYVALADRKGIPREELRGTFQNDMLKEFIAQKEWVIPPEPSLDLVTDTVEFAIDETPGIYPISVSGYHIREAGSTAVQELAFTLADGFAYVEDAAERGLDVDDVAPQLSFFFNSHNSIFEEVAKFRAGRRIYARIMDEWYDAEDEASKRLKFHTQTAGQSLTAQQPLNNIVRVTIQALAGVLGGTQSLHTNSFDEALALPSEQAVRVALRTQQIIAEESGAADSADPLAGSFMVESLTDEVEEKTMAYLEELKEMGDGSVRDGVLSGIEQGYFHREIQEASYEYQERVDDGEEVVVGVNKYTVEDDPDPDLLHVDEEVQDRQLERLADVKAERDDDAVEEALSALDAAIGNDENVMPHVVDAVKTYATMGEIMDVFEKHHGAYRETIGLAS
- the acs gene encoding acetate--CoA ligase, translated to MSDDDVELEARLEEQEVFEPSAEFVEQANVSDAAIYDEFEENWPECWEQAADLLDWEESYDQVLDDSNPPFYEWFTDGSLNASANCIDRHLDERGDEAAIEWVGEPVDEDNVTLTYNDLHEKVNEAAAALRDLGVGEDDVVTMYMPMIPELPIAMLACARIGAPHSVVFAGFSADALATRMNAADSEYLVTCDGYYRRGDPLDHLDKANEGLSGVEHDTDTVVVDRLGPNGDDFGHDLAANQHDWGELMAANEGAEVEPVDRDAEDMLFLMYTSGTTGQPKGVKHTTGGYLAWTAWTSQAVLDIKPEDTYFCSADIGWITGHSYIVYGPLALGTTTMMYEGTPDHPDRDRLWEIIEDYGANQLYTAPTAIRAFMKWGPEYPERHDLSSLRLLGTVGEPINPRAWKWYYKHIGDEECPVVDTWWQTETGGMMVTTLPGVKDMKPGSAGPPLPGLDVQIVDTNGEEVEPGRAGYLTVNKPWPGMLRTLYRNDERFIEEYWAEYSDTDSSDSEDWVYFPEDGAKIDDDGYITVLGRVDDVINVSGHRLGTMEIESAIVGVEGVAEAAVVGGDHEVKGEAVYAYVITEEGQAETEEFRAEIVEAVEDAIGPIARPEQVIFTPELPKTRSGKIMRRLLEDIANEDELGDTSTLRNPDIVEDIRQVVQGD
- a CDS encoding long-chain-fatty-acid--CoA ligase, encoding MEKPLLVTDFLDRARRNYGSHEAVLGVDGDRFTYDELGERADGFAAALQARGIEKGDRVAVLDPNTHYHLAAAYGSFQAGAVHTPLNYRLVESDFEYILNDAGVDAIYADHAYADKVEAIRDDVPTETFVTNDADAVEGDWEEFDEVIAESTDYDRPEMSEDEVITINYTSGTTGDPKGVCRTHRTETVHAYQIAIHQELRDDDTYLWTLPMFHVNGWGHIYAVTGMGARHVCTRGVDEEYVFDKLRTEDVSYFCAAPTVLKMLGDHIDEHGGEPDAGQDVRVATAGAAPPEAVIRTVENEFGWYLKHVYGATETGPLITSSDARRYFDDDSDDRFAVKKTQGFGYLGTEIRVVDEDGNDVPQDGETIGEVVVRGNSVMDRYWNKPEATEEAFSERLEGYYHMGDLAVVDDNGMISIQDRKKDIIISGGENISSIEVEDTLFSHEQVDDVAVIPSPHDDWGETPKAFIVPAGGDPSDPGTTADDLIQYARDNMAHYKAPTRIEFVKQLPKTSTGKIQKYELRQEEWEEEERMVGEG
- a CDS encoding fructosamine kinase family protein; the protein is MPAVHHVGDGVLVLEHVSNDGGAEVTPAVERDLAERLAALHATTPETDAFGFPFDTLTGPYDQPNPWVDSWPAFFGEHRLAHAAARADEEGVLPAADRERVAALVGDLPGLLDHEPAPSLIHGDVWAGNVLVVGDRVAALVDPACYYADREVELAYVEWTGTGGDAFRDRYREVAGVTDGYREREPAYRLYPLLTHLRYFGEEYLDEVRATLSALGY